The sequence CGGCGACGAGCCGCCGCGGATCGACGTTTCCGCCGAACCCGATACCGAGGAGTGGATAATCTCGGTTCGCGATAACGGCATCGGGATCGATTCGGAGGACCAAGATCGCATCTTCGAGGTGTTCCAGCGCCTGCACAGTCAGGACGAGCATTCAGGGACGGGAATCGGGCTCGCACTCTGTGAACGCATCGTCAAACGTCACGGCGGCGAGATCCGGGTCGATTCCAGTCCCGGAGAGGGGACGACGTTCACGTTTTCGTTACCGGCAGTGACCAATGAGACAGAGAACCCGCCTCCACCGAGCGACTTAATATCGACCTGAACAGCCTATCTGCATCTCCTCCACCCGATCGCGCGCCTGTATTTCGGCTGCGGTTATTTGATTAGGAGACGTATTGACCGCTTCGATACGCCGAGGTGCGGTATCCGAGGAGTTCCGCACACCTAACTGATATTAACAGAACTGGGATAGTTTTCTACCCAACGTATTACATCCGTTATCTATAGTGTGCAGCGAACAACTCCCAACGGTCAGTGAGGATTCCAACAGAGGAACAAAAAATCGAAACAGTGATTCGCTCGCTGAAGCGAGCCGATCAGTCGTCGGCGGGCGCGGCGCCGCTGCCGCCCTCGGCCTGTTCTTTCGTCCAGGCGAGCTTGCCGCCGGCCGCGAGGATGTCGCGTTCGCGCTCGGAGGCGTCGAGGGTAGCGGTGTACTCCTCGTCGCCGTTGACGCGGACCGTGAACTCCTCCTGACCGGAGGTGACGGCGTCGTAGACGTCGTCGACGATCTCGACCTCGTCGCCCTGGTCGATGTCGGCGTAGGTGTCCTCGTCGATCGTCAGCGGGACGATACCGAAGTTGAAGAGGTTCGCGCGGTGGATCCGGGCGAAGCTCTGTGCGAGGACGGCCTCGATACCGAGGTACATCGGACACATCGCGGCGTGCTCTCGCGAGGAGCCCTGACCGTAGTTCTCGCCGGCGACGAGGACGCCGCCGTCGGCCTCTCGAGCGCGCTCGGCGAACGTGTCGTCGACGCGCGAGAGGGTAAACTCGGAGAGCTTGTCGATGTTCGACCGGTACATCAGGATGTCCTGGGTCGCCGGGATGATGTGGTCGGTCGTGATGTTGTCCTCCATCTTCAGGAGGGCCTCACCCGCGATGTCGGAGTCGAGCTGGTCCTTCAGCGGGACGTCGCCGATGTTCGGACCCTTGATGAGTTCGTCGTCGACAGCTTCGTTGGGACTGATGAGGTCCGTCTTGGAGCCGTCGTACTCGTCGGGGAGCTCGACGCCGGGGGCCTCGAGGTCGCCGAGTTCGTCGGCAAGGTTGCGCGGATCGACGATTTCGCCTTTGAGCGACGCAGCGGCGGCGACCTCCGGCGAGCAGAGGTAGACGTTGTCGTCTTCGATACCCGAACGACCTTCGAAGTTGCGGTTGAAGGTTCGCAGCGAGACGGAGTCCGAGGAGGGGACGTGACCGATGCCGATACAGGCACCACACGTCGCCTCAGAGAAGTTGACGCCGGCGGCCATCATCTCCGCGACCCAGCCCTCACGGGCGAGCATCTCGGAGGCCTGCTTGGAGCCGGGTGCGACGATCGTCTCGGTCTCCATCGAGGTCTCGCGACCCTCGAGCATTTTGGCGACGGGGAGGATGTCCTCGTAGCCGCCGTTCGTACAGGAGCCGACGATGACCTGCTCGACGGACTCGCCTTCGACTTCGCTGACGGGAACGACCTTGTCGGGCATCGAGGGCTGTGCGATCAGCGGCTCGAGGTCCGAAAGGTCGACGACGATCTCGTCGTCGTACTCGGCGTCGTCGTCGGGCTGGAGCTCCTCGTACTCGTCGCCGCGGCCGACGCGCTGGAGGTAGTCCTCGGTCTGCTCGTCGGTCGGGAAGATCGACGTCGTTGCGCCGAGTTCCGTCCCCATGTTGGTGATGGTCATCCGCTCGGGAGCGGTCAGGGTCTCGACGCCCGGACCGGTGTACTCGAGGATTTTGCCGACGCCGCCTTTCACGGAGAGACGACGGAGCAACTCGAGGATGACGTCCTTCGCGGTGGCCCACTCGGGGAGTTCGCCCTCGAGGCGGACGTTGACGACTTCGGGCATCTCGATGTAGTACGGTGCGCCGCCCATGGCGACGGTGACGTCGATCCCGCCGGATCCGATGGCGAGTTCGCCGAGACCGCCGGGCGTGGGCGTGTGGCTGTCCGAACCCAGCAGCGTCTTGCCGGGGGCCGCGAAGTTCTCGCGGTGGACGTTGTGGCAGATGCCGTTACCGGGGCGAGAGAAATATGCGCCGTAGGTACCGGCCGCAGAGCGGAGGAAACGGTGGTCGTCAGTATTCTTAAAGTCGAACTGGTACGTCTGGTGGTCACAGTACTGAGCGGCGATCTCGGTCTGGACCTCGTCCAGTCCCATGGCTTCGAACTGGAGCCAGACCATCGTCCCGGTCGTGTCCTGTGTGAGCACTTGGTCGATCTCGATCCCGATCTCCTCGCCGGTCTCGAGTTCGCCCTCGACGAGGTGGTCGTCGAGAATCTTCTCGGTGAGAGTCTGTCCCATAGCACCCAAAACTCGGCTTTCCGTCGTGATAAATCCAGCGTGTTTCCACGAGCCAGCGCAGGGGTAAGAGAGGCAAACACGACAGTTTTCCCGTAATTATTGCCGAGCAAGCGGACGGACGACGAAGGGTGCGCGGACGCGTCCGTCGGGGCCCGATACCGACCGGCATGGGACGCGTGGCCGTCCCGTACGGGCCGTCCCGAACGGTACGCTTTTCTCCGTCCCGAAGCGTCTGGAGTACATGTTCCGCTCCGGTACGTTCGTCGCCGAGCACGTCTCGCCGACGGCCGCCGATCAGATCCAGCCCAACGGCGTCGACCTCACGCTGGACGTCGTCTTCGAACAGCTCGAGCCGGGTCGAATCGGCCGGGATGGCAAGCAAGTCGGCGATCGCGTCGCCCGTCCCCTCGAGGAACTCGAGCAGAAGGATCCCGACACCTACTACCTGCCGGAGGGCGCGTACGTCGCCCGCTATGGCGAGCGGATCGAAATTCCGGAGGGCCACATCGGCTTCGTCTATCCTCGCTCGTCGCTGATGCGTAACTCCTGTATGCTGAACACGGCCGTCTGGGACGCCGGCTACGAGGGCCGCGGCGAGGGCCTGTTACAGGTCCACCACGACGTCGAGATCGAACGCGGCGCCCGGATCGCCCAGCTGGTCCTCGCGGAAGCCGACCACGAGGGCGTCTACGACGGGAGTTATCAGGGCGAAGGCCTCGAGTGAATCGATGGCGGCGGCGTGCCGGTTCGCGTATCCGTTTGTGACCATCCGTCTGAGGGAGTGGTACCGATGATGGCGACGACGCACGTGTTCGCGGGGCTCGCCGCCGTCGCCCCGGTCGCCTACCTGCTGCCGGAGCTGGCGACGCCGCTGGCCGTCGGGGCGATACTCGGCGGGCTCGCCCCCGATTTCGACCTCGTTTTCGACCACCGACGGACGTTTCACTTCCCGGTGGCGGGCGCCGCGGTCGCCGTTCTCGCGGTCGCCGTCGCCGTCGCCGTCCCCGGCTCGCTCACGGCCGCGCTCGCTGCCTTCGCCGTCGCCGCGTGGCTCCACGCGGTCAGTGACGCCGCCGGCAGCGGTCCCGAGATGGACCCGTGGAACCACCGACACGACCGGGCCGTCTACGACCACGTCCGCGGCCGGTGGCTCCGACCGCGGCGCTGGATCCGGTACGACGGCGCCCCAGAGGACGCTGCGCTCGCCACTATCCTCGCAATTCCTGCGCTGGCGGTCTTCGACGGGCCGATCACTGTCATCGTTCTCGTCGGCGTCGTCCTCTCGATCGTCTACGCGCTCCTCCGGCGACGGCTGGTCGCGTGGCTCCCCGACTGGCTCGAGTGACAGGACTCGTCGCCCGAGTCGACGTCGCGTTCGGCCGCGAGTCGGAACGCTGATACTCCATCCCTCCGAGGCAGTCGGTATGGTTGATGCGTTCCTCGCCCAGACAATTCACCTGATCTTCGCCGGGATCTGGGCCGGCAGCGTCTTTTACGTCGCGTTCGTCGTGTTGCCCCTTGCGCGGGACGGCGCGTTCAACACGACCAAGCCCCTCGAGGCGATCTCCGGGAAACTGACCACTATCTCGCGCGTGAGCGCCCTCGTTTTGCTGCTCTCCGGCGGCCACCTCGCCGGCCAGCGCTACACGACGGCACGGCTCTTCGAGACGACCAACGGTCACCTGGTGCTCGGAATGGTGGTCCTCTGGGCGCTTCTGGCCGGTCTCGTCGAGATCGGAGCGAAGCGACTCGAGACGGGACTCAACGGGAAGAAACTCCGCGAGCCGGCGGCCAACGCGCTTCCCGTATACCGGGCGGGGGCGGTCGTCGCCGTCGGATTGCTCGTCGTCGGCGGCGCGATCACGTCCAACGCCGCGGCGCTTCTCTGAAGTCCGTCGAACGGCGACCGTCAACCGAACGGGACAGTTTGCGCCGCAATCCTGTCGTTCGGACGCCAACGAAAGCCGGACATTCTTGCGAAAGATACTTAATCAGTTACTGTAAGGTACTCCCATGATGATCAGGGGCAAAGAAATGGCGCTGTCGTTGCTGGCGGTCGGAACGGCCGCAGTCGCCGGATACGCACTTCGCTCGGGTCAGCGCACCGATTCGCCGTCGCGATCGAAAGCGAACCTCGGCGCACGAATCATCGGCCGCAACGAGGTTCCCGACGGCGCGACCGTCGTTGACAGCACCTCCCAGCGACTGGGCAAGATTCCAGGCGCGCGACGCGCCATCGGCCGCGCGGTCCGCAACGACGCGCGCGAGGAATGGGAACACGTGACGATCGACCGGGACGGCGCCTGGTCCGTCGTCGATACCGTCCGCGGCTCGCTGCCCTACTACAGCGGCTCCGGCGGAGAGTACAACGGCGTCTACGTCCGCCACAACGAACGCATTGTCGTCCTCGACGCGATCGGCTGGGCCCGACTCGAGAAGCCGCTGCACTGATCGGCCGGCTGACTCGGGTCACTACACCGGTTGCGAGCGAAACGGTACGCTAGCGGTACGTTGCAGTTCGTTCCTTCTCCGCCGACAGCGTCGGGTAACGATATCAGCGGTCGTACAGAGGCGGTGCCAGCGCGCTTCCATCGAGAGCGACGCTACGTCGCGCGCTCGAGTGAGTGATCGAACGGGAGAACGCGATCGAACAGGCCGTCGAAACGCGCACGAGTCGACGCGCCGGGAAGACGCTACAGCCCGCGAAATCACAACCACTACCTCGCAGCCCCGCCGAGTGGTCTCCATGCAACTGGGCGTAATCGGACTCGGACGCATGGGACAGATCGTCGTCGACCGCAGCCTCGAGGCCGGCCACGACGTCGTCGCCTTCGACCTCGACGCAGAGGCCGTCGCGACGGCCGCCGACGCCGGCGCCGAGCCGGCGGAGTCGATCGCCGACCTCACCGACCGACTCGGCGAGGAGAAGCGCATCTGGCTGATGGTGCCCGCCGGGGAGGCCGTCGACGCGACCCTCGAGGAACTCGAGAGCCACCTCGACGGCGACGACGTCGTTGTCGACGGCGGCAACTCCTACTTCGAGGACTCCGTGCGCCGCGCGGAGTCCTGTCCCGCGGCGTATCTGGACTGTGGCACCTCCGGCGGCCCCGCGGGCGCGGAACTTGGCTTCTCGCTGATGATCGGCGGCCCCGAGTGGGCCTACGACGAACTGACGCCCGTCTTCGACGCGGTCGCGACCGGGCCCGACGGCCACGAGCACATGGGACCCGCCGGCTCGGGTCACTACGTGAAGATGATCCACAACGGCGTCGAGTACGCCCTAATGCAGACGTACGGCGAGGGCTTCGAGTTGCTCCACGAGGGCCGCTACGATCTGGACCTCGAGTCGGTCGCGTCGGTCTGGAACAACGGCGCCGTCATCCGGTCGTGGCTGCTCGAGCTCTGCGAAGAAGCGTTCCGCGAAGAGGGCAATAGCCTCGGAACCGTCGCCGACCGCGTCGAAGGCGGCTCGACCGGCACCTGGACCGTCCAGGAGGCCTTAGAACAGGAGGTGCCGCTTCCCCTGATCTACACGGCGCTCTCCGAACGGTTCGGGTCGCGGGCCGACGACGGTCGCTTCTCGCGGCGCCTCGCGAACCGGCTCCGGTACGGGTTCGGCCGCCACGAGGTCCCGCGACGCGAGTAAGGCAATCGGACGAACGTGGTAACCGGACGGTCGACTCGACGACGCAATTCGACCGTCGCTGACGGTTCGCGCGATTGAGGACGTCCAGCAACGGTCATAACGTGCCGTCTTGTCGAACTGTGATTTTGCCTGGCCCACGCAGTGCGAAAAATTGAGTCATTTTCTTTACTCCCGGTCTCAACAGAAACAGTCATGAACTCTCAGAACCCGACAGCGGTTCCGGCAGCAGACGAAGATCTGAGTATGGCCGTCATCGAACTCGTCGCCGACGCCTCCGGAATCGATCCGGTCGAACTCGATCCGCTCTACAACGTTATCGATCCCGAAGTCATCGACACTCTCTCCTCAAGTTCCGGATTCTCGTCCCTCGAGTTCGAGTACGCCGGTCACACCGTCGTCGTCGATGGCACGGGCAAGGAAATCGAAATCTCGCTCGAACCCGTCACGATCGGCTCCGATCGATCCTCCGGCGTTTCCGGTCCCTCCCTGTAGGCTGTTTTCGCGGTCGGAGACCGACGTTCGGTCGACGGCCAGTCGCTACGTTCGACCCGTCCGTTCTCGAGAGAGTCCAGACCGTTTATCTCTCGTGGGGCCGACCGATAGCGCGTGGATGGGTGAAGACAAACTGAACATCACCGTTCGGTTCTTCGACGGTGCGGGGAACTACACGGCCGTCCTCGAGGAGTGCTGTCACTACGTGCTCACCGAGGAGCCGGCGCTGCCGGCGCTGCTCGAGTGGGTAAAAGCCAACACGCGGGCGACCAGCGACGAGGGAATCACCGACCGACTGCGGTTTCTCGAACGGATCGGGTTGCTTGTACTCGAGGAAGAACGGGTCCGACTCACCGACCGGGGCGTCCGGTGGGTCGCGGAGTCGGACCCCGAGATCCTGTTCGAGGCGCTCGTCGAGAACGTCCACGGGTTCGAGACGCTCCTCGAGGCGCTGCTCGACGGGCCGAAGACGGATGCCGAACTCGGCGCGGCGATCGCAGCCGACCATTCGGAGGTCGAGTGGACCGACCCCTCCGGTCCCGCACAGCACCGTGGCTGGCTGCAGAGTCTTGGCTACGTCGAGCGATCGGACGACCTGAACTCGCTGACCGAAAGCGGCGAGCGACTGGCGAGACGGGTCGCGTCCGGGCTTCCGGCGCTCGAGCGCGGAACCGAGTACTCGCAGTCGGAACTCGAGGCGGCGTTCGACACGAGTTTCGGCTCCTACATCAAGGGGATCAACCCGCGGACGGACGGCGACGGAGACCTGGCGTACATCATCCTGAAGGCTCGCGAGGACGGCCCGTACGGGGACGACCTCGAGGGCGAGCGGTTCACCTACATCGGGGAGGGCGTCCCCTCAAAAGGTGACCAGCACTTGACGCCCGCGAACGGGGCCCTGGTCGACCACGCCGAAGGGGCCGTCGTGCCGGTTTACTTCTTCTACCAGCCGGCGGACGCGGACCGGCTCCGGTATGAGGGGTTGGTCGACGTCGTCGACGCCGAGTATGTGGCCGACGCCGACGGCGATCGACTGGTCTACCGGTTCACGCTGGAACGACTCGAAATCGACGACCCGGCCGAATTCGCAGCGCTCGCCGACTCGGTGGTCGGCGACGGCACCGAAACCGGTAGCGTGTCGACCGAAACCGACGCCGGCGGTGGAGGAAATGCAGACGAACCCGCGCTCACGGCCGACGATGAGGCGTTCACCGCGACGCAGCGGCGCGTCCGCTCGAGCGCCTTCGCGAAACGAGTTACAACCGCCTACGACCGGCGCTGTGCGATCTGCGGCGCGTCCCGCGAGTCGCCCGCCGGAACCGTCGACATCGAAGCCGCCCACATCTACCCGAAGAAGGAGAACGGACGCGATACCGTCCGGAACGGCCTCGCGCTCTGCCGGCTTCACCACTGGGCGTTCGACGTCGGGTGGCTCGCGGTGACCGACGACTACCGCGTGTTGGTCGCCGACCGTCCCGACCTCGAGGGGTACGAGGAGTTCGCGCGACTCGAGGGCGAGGAACTAACGCTCCCCGACGAAACGGAGCATCGGCCGCACGCGACGTTCTTGGCCGCCCATCGAGAGCGACACGGATTCGAATCGACGTAGGACCGCCGGCAGGATACTCTTCCGCGCTCAGTACCCGTCTCGAACCTTGTCGATCTGACACCGGATGCAGAGATCGTCGGGAAAACAGGAGACGCTGTCGTGCGGACAGTCGTGCGCTTCGACCTGCACCGACTGCCGGCGTTTCTCCCGTCGCCAGACGCTCTCCCAGTCGTCGATGTCCATGTCTGCGGAGGTGAACACGACGGAGCCGTCGCCGGCGACGATCTTCGCCGCCGTGACCGCGTGCTGGCGTTCCTTGACGCGGTCGATCGCGTCCTCGTAGGACGAACAGCGGATCTCCTCGGTTCCCGACCGGTCGTCTAAGAGCCGCACCGTGATCGAGCCGTCGTACTCCTCCGTCGGCTCCAGCCCGTGGGTCATGATTGATACTATCCGAACGGGGTGAAAAATGGCGGGGAAGGACCCCTCGCGTTTAGACCGGTTCGCGAAGCGCCCAGACGTCGTCGCGGGGCTCGAGGCGATGCGGTTCGGCGCCGCGTTCGGTCAGGATCCCAGTGTGGTACAGCATCGCTTTCAGCTGGAAGACGGTCGGCGCGTGGTAGACGGTGCCGTCCGCGAGCGCCTCGCGTCGCAACTTGCCGTCCTCGGTCAGCGCCCGCCGGCGAACGTCGTCGTCCCCGCGGAGGAACAGCTCCACCGCGAACGTCGGCTGCACTTCGTGCAGGTATGTGAGGAAATCGACGAGCGACGGCTCGGGTTGCCAATCGTCGTGCATGGCCTGGAGTTCCGCGACGAGCAACTCGGTCGCCGGATACTCGAAGACGACGCGGCGAGCGAGTTGCCCCCAGTCGGGCGCGAGGTCGACGAACCGTTTTCGCGATCGGTACCAGTCCTCGAACTCCGCGAGGGCTGCCTCCACGGAGCCACACCGTCCCGTCGCGAATCGCACCACCTCCTGACCGAGCGAGGTTAGTTCGACGCCACGCGGCCCGTCCTCGATCAGTCCCAGGAACGCGGCTCCCTGTCTGGCGCTGTCGACGGCGCCGACGACCTCGTACTCCGACAGCAGGGTCGCCGTGTCGCCGTCGGCGTAGTGGGCCAGCGGATAGCCAAGGTAGTTCTTCGGATGGTTCAACCCGAACGACTTGTTCGCTATGCCCTGCGCGCCGGCCTGGAACCGCAGCGCCGTCGCCTCGCTCGAGGTCCGATTACCGACGATTCGGGGCACCTCAAGTGCCTCGACGTCGCCAGCGGCGTCGACGCCAAGCACGCCGACGTTCAGCTCCCGGGCCAGCGTCCGATCGGTTTCCGAGATCGCCGCCGCCGGCGCCGCGAGGTACGCCGCGTTGGCCTCGTGGAGTCGATCGTAGGCCTGTACGATGCCGCGTTGCGTGTCCACGCCGCCGCTGGCGTACCCCTTCGCCTCGATGGCGATCAGCGGCGGTTCCTCGCCCAGCCGTTCGACCGCGAGCAGGTCCGACTCGAGGTCGCGAACGCCCACGAGATCCGGGTAGCCGCCGCCGATCCGCACGTGGTTGAACGGCGCCAACCGGTCCCGGATCGCCGGCTCGATGGGGCGGCCGGGCAGCCACTCGTCCTGCGAGAACTGCGTGTCGGCCACGACGTACGAGCGCTCCGCGCCGCCCTCGGTCGGAAAGAGCCGCCGCTTGGTGTGGGCCAGCACCTGCGGTTCGGAGAGGGATCCGGCCGCGCTACTCATGGATCACGATTCGTCACTGCCGTCAATAATGTTCCGGCGGAGCGACTGGTCGACAGCCGCGATGGTACTGCCGACTCGGGGATCCACCGCCGGGCGGGGCTGAAAGGGGCTGAGCCGCTCGGCCGCTAGCCGAGCGGCTCAGGGGCTTTCGAGGCGTTCCCGCAAACGTACCCACGTTCGATGCTACTCGACGCTGAACGCACCGGACTCGAGTTCGCTGAAGATCCCGGCCATAACGCCGACGAACCCCAGAATCGAGAGCGCGACGCCGACGAGCCACTGCGGCGAGCCCCACGCGAACAGGTCGACGAGCCAGAGCGCGCCGACGAGGACGAGGCCGCCGGCGACGATCAGTCGGACGAACCGCTCCATACATCCCGTTTTACCGCCCGGACCCAAGTATCCGGCCGTTCGACGGCCCCGCCTCGAGTGCCGTCCCGGCGGCGAACCCGAGTCAGCGGTTTGTGTCTCGAGCCCGTACCCCTAGCCATGCTCGAGCCGACCCTCGTCTACGACGACGACTGTGGCTTCTGTACCTGGTGGGCCGACTACTTCGACGAGCGGACGGACCTCCGCATCGTGGGCTTTAGCGACCTGCCGGACCACCCCGAACTCCGCGAGCGGTTGCCCGAGTACTACGAGGAGTGCTCCCATCTCGTGACCGAAACCCGCGTCTACTCCTGCGGGGCGTCGATCGAGGAGGCGCTGCGCCGGTACGACAGCGGCGGCCCCGTCGACGAGACCCTCGGATTCCTTCGGAACTTCGAGGACTACGCGCGGATCCGCGAATGGGGCTACCGGCAGGTGGCGGACAACCGCGACAAGTGGGGCCAGTTACTGTCGAAAACGCCGCCGGCGCGCCAGCAGTCGGACGACGAGCGGTAAGCCGGCCGCCGGACGCTCGAGCGGGAACTTCGGTTTCGGCCCCCATGGAGTCCCGCCGCTCACAGCCCCGGCCCGCGGAGCCGCAGTTCCTCGAGCGACGCGGGCGCGACGTAGGTGCCGACGCGCTCGCGTTCCCACCACCGGCCGGTCTCGTCGCGCTCCTCGGGCGTCGTGAACCGATACCGGTACCGGACCGCGCGAATATGCGTCGGCGACTCCTTGCGCCCGGCGAAGGGGTCCGCGGCCAGTAACGTCCGCGTTTCGCCGTCCTCCTCGAGCAGTTTCGCCAGCAACCGGTGGAACCACGGGTGGCGACGCGGCGAGGGCGCCATGGCAGCGAACCACAGCTGCCAGTCCAGCCGGAGGTGGTAGGGCGCGATCTGGGGCGGCCGCCGCTCGAGGTCGGTCGGCTTCCCCTTGAATCGGTAAGGCTCCCACTCAGTCTCCTCAGTTATTTCCTCGTCGCTGGTGCCCTCGATGACGATCTCGTAGCGATCTCGCGTGACCGAGCCGAACGCGCCGTAGGTGTTGACGAGGTGGAGCGGATCGTAGGCCGTGTTCATCGTCTGGCTCTCCGAGAGCATGTTCTCGATCGGCCGGATGCTCATCGCGATCACGGTGATCGCGACCAGGATCGCCGCGCCCTCGAGGTAGAGCGGCGTCGCGACGGTCTCGGGCGCCGTCACGGGCAGCGCCCACTCGAGGGCGCCGTCGCTGAACGTCGCGATCGCCAGCACGATCGTCAGCGCGTTCAGCCACGCGAAGTTGCCGGTGAGCATCAGCCAGCCCATGAAGCCGATCGTCGCCGCACCGGCCAGCGACGAGGCCGGCTGGGGCGCGAAGTAGAGGAACGGAATCAGCAGTTCGACGACGTGATTCCCGAACGTCTCGAACCGGTGGAACCGATCCGGGAGGTGGTGGGAGAACCAGCTCAGCGGGTTCGGAATCGGCTGGGTCTCGTAGTGGTAGTCCATGCTGGAGAGGTCGCGCCAGCAGTCGTCCCCGCGGAGTTTGATCAGCCCCGCGCCGAACATGTTGCGGAAGAGCACCCACTGCAGGAGCAGAAGGATGACGAACGGCGGTGCCACTGCTCCGGCGCCGATGAAGATCGCGAGAAAGCCCGTCTCGAGCAGCATCGACTCCCAGCCGTAGCCGTAGAAGGTCTGCCCGGCGTTGACGAACGATTGGTAGAGCAGCCACACGATAGCCCAGAGCACCATCGAGACCGGCGTCGGGTACGGCTCTGGCAGCCAGTATGGCAACCCGACCAGCGCCAGCGCCGAGAGGACGACGCCGGCCCACGCGACGACGGCGATCGCCCGATCGCTTGGGACGAAGTAGAAGAGACTCGGCCGCTCCCGGAAGTCGGCGCCCTCGGCGTACCACTCGAGTGGTAACAGACCGTCCTCGCCGGCAAGCGGTCGGAACTGGAACGCGGCGACGAGAAACGCCAGCAGATACAGCAACGCCAGCCCTCGCTGGAAGAGGAAGCGAACGAGCCAGAACTCCTCGCCGTGGAACATAGTCGGCCCTCAGTCCGCGAAGCGCCAAAGGAGTGACGCGTTCCGCGCCGAACGGACGGGCACGAACGGATCGCCGCCCTCTGCTACGGCGTCATGACGACCTTGATACAGTCGTCCTCCTTGTCGTTGAACGTCTGGTACATCTCCGGCCCGTCCTCGAGGCCGACCTGATGGGAGATGATAAAGGAGGGATCGATCTCGTCCTCCTCGATTTTCCCCAGCAGCGGATCGAGATAGCGCTGCATGTGCGTCTGTCCCGTCTTGACCGTTAGCGCCTTGTTCATCAGCGGGCCGAAGGGGACATTCGCGCGCCCGAGGTAGACGCCGGGCACCGAGAGGGTGCCGCCCTTGCGGCAGCACTTGAT comes from Haloterrigena salifodinae and encodes:
- a CDS encoding aconitate hydratase, with the translated sequence MGQTLTEKILDDHLVEGELETGEEIGIEIDQVLTQDTTGTMVWLQFEAMGLDEVQTEIAAQYCDHQTYQFDFKNTDDHRFLRSAAGTYGAYFSRPGNGICHNVHRENFAAPGKTLLGSDSHTPTPGGLGELAIGSGGIDVTVAMGGAPYYIEMPEVVNVRLEGELPEWATAKDVILELLRRLSVKGGVGKILEYTGPGVETLTAPERMTITNMGTELGATTSIFPTDEQTEDYLQRVGRGDEYEELQPDDDAEYDDEIVVDLSDLEPLIAQPSMPDKVVPVSEVEGESVEQVIVGSCTNGGYEDILPVAKMLEGRETSMETETIVAPGSKQASEMLAREGWVAEMMAAGVNFSEATCGACIGIGHVPSSDSVSLRTFNRNFEGRSGIEDDNVYLCSPEVAAAASLKGEIVDPRNLADELGDLEAPGVELPDEYDGSKTDLISPNEAVDDELIKGPNIGDVPLKDQLDSDIAGEALLKMEDNITTDHIIPATQDILMYRSNIDKLSEFTLSRVDDTFAERAREADGGVLVAGENYGQGSSREHAAMCPMYLGIEAVLAQSFARIHRANLFNFGIVPLTIDEDTYADIDQGDEVEIVDDVYDAVTSGQEEFTVRVNGDEEYTATLDASERERDILAAGGKLAWTKEQAEGGSGAAPADD
- a CDS encoding deoxyuridine 5'-triphosphate nucleotidohydrolase → MFRSGTFVAEHVSPTAADQIQPNGVDLTLDVVFEQLEPGRIGRDGKQVGDRVARPLEELEQKDPDTYYLPEGAYVARYGERIEIPEGHIGFVYPRSSLMRNSCMLNTAVWDAGYEGRGEGLLQVHHDVEIERGARIAQLVLAEADHEGVYDGSYQGEGLE
- a CDS encoding metal-dependent hydrolase, which translates into the protein MMATTHVFAGLAAVAPVAYLLPELATPLAVGAILGGLAPDFDLVFDHRRTFHFPVAGAAVAVLAVAVAVAVPGSLTAALAAFAVAAWLHAVSDAAGSGPEMDPWNHRHDRAVYDHVRGRWLRPRRWIRYDGAPEDAALATILAIPALAVFDGPITVIVLVGVVLSIVYALLRRRLVAWLPDWLE
- a CDS encoding copper resistance protein CopD gives rise to the protein MVDAFLAQTIHLIFAGIWAGSVFYVAFVVLPLARDGAFNTTKPLEAISGKLTTISRVSALVLLLSGGHLAGQRYTTARLFETTNGHLVLGMVVLWALLAGLVEIGAKRLETGLNGKKLREPAANALPVYRAGAVVAVGLLVVGGAITSNAAALL
- the gnd gene encoding phosphogluconate dehydrogenase (NAD(+)-dependent, decarboxylating) produces the protein MQLGVIGLGRMGQIVVDRSLEAGHDVVAFDLDAEAVATAADAGAEPAESIADLTDRLGEEKRIWLMVPAGEAVDATLEELESHLDGDDVVVDGGNSYFEDSVRRAESCPAAYLDCGTSGGPAGAELGFSLMIGGPEWAYDELTPVFDAVATGPDGHEHMGPAGSGHYVKMIHNGVEYALMQTYGEGFELLHEGRYDLDLESVASVWNNGAVIRSWLLELCEEAFREEGNSLGTVADRVEGGSTGTWTVQEALEQEVPLPLIYTALSERFGSRADDGRFSRRLANRLRYGFGRHEVPRRE
- a CDS encoding HalOD1 output domain-containing protein, which codes for MNSQNPTAVPAADEDLSMAVIELVADASGIDPVELDPLYNVIDPEVIDTLSSSSGFSSLEFEYAGHTVVVDGTGKEIEISLEPVTIGSDRSSGVSGPSL
- a CDS encoding HNH endonuclease; the encoded protein is MGEDKLNITVRFFDGAGNYTAVLEECCHYVLTEEPALPALLEWVKANTRATSDEGITDRLRFLERIGLLVLEEERVRLTDRGVRWVAESDPEILFEALVENVHGFETLLEALLDGPKTDAELGAAIAADHSEVEWTDPSGPAQHRGWLQSLGYVERSDDLNSLTESGERLARRVASGLPALERGTEYSQSELEAAFDTSFGSYIKGINPRTDGDGDLAYIILKAREDGPYGDDLEGERFTYIGEGVPSKGDQHLTPANGALVDHAEGAVVPVYFFYQPADADRLRYEGLVDVVDAEYVADADGDRLVYRFTLERLEIDDPAEFAALADSVVGDGTETGSVSTETDAGGGGNADEPALTADDEAFTATQRRVRSSAFAKRVTTAYDRRCAICGASRESPAGTVDIEAAHIYPKKENGRDTVRNGLALCRLHHWAFDVGWLAVTDDYRVLVADRPDLEGYEEFARLEGEELTLPDETEHRPHATFLAAHRERHGFEST
- a CDS encoding thiol-disulfide oxidoreductase DCC family protein, which translates into the protein MLEPTLVYDDDCGFCTWWADYFDERTDLRIVGFSDLPDHPELRERLPEYYEECSHLVTETRVYSCGASIEEALRRYDSGGPVDETLGFLRNFEDYARIREWGYRQVADNRDKWGQLLSKTPPARQQSDDER
- a CDS encoding lipase maturation factor family protein, which translates into the protein MFHGEEFWLVRFLFQRGLALLYLLAFLVAAFQFRPLAGEDGLLPLEWYAEGADFRERPSLFYFVPSDRAIAVVAWAGVVLSALALVGLPYWLPEPYPTPVSMVLWAIVWLLYQSFVNAGQTFYGYGWESMLLETGFLAIFIGAGAVAPPFVILLLLQWVLFRNMFGAGLIKLRGDDCWRDLSSMDYHYETQPIPNPLSWFSHHLPDRFHRFETFGNHVVELLIPFLYFAPQPASSLAGAATIGFMGWLMLTGNFAWLNALTIVLAIATFSDGALEWALPVTAPETVATPLYLEGAAILVAITVIAMSIRPIENMLSESQTMNTAYDPLHLVNTYGAFGSVTRDRYEIVIEGTSDEEITEETEWEPYRFKGKPTDLERRPPQIAPYHLRLDWQLWFAAMAPSPRRHPWFHRLLAKLLEEDGETRTLLAADPFAGRKESPTHIRAVRYRYRFTTPEERDETGRWWERERVGTYVAPASLEELRLRGPGL